The nucleotide sequence TTAGGCATTGGCACGAGAAAGTGACCAAAGATGACAGAGAAAAAACCCAAACCCAAGATCAGGGCATAAAGACAAGTTATTCCCTACCACTAGCCCAAGTACATTTTCATTCTAATTAGAAACAACCAAGTTTACACCTAAACATGTTaatgcacaaaaaaaaagaggaacaAAAGACTTCTTCAGTGTGTGTCATACCATCACAAGTAACCACAATGCAACACCCCCCCCTCCACCTGCAATAAAGTAAGAAGGTAGGATTctatcagatttttttttttctcttaccaTATATCAATCCACAAGTAAAAGAATTAGTACTTGACCAAGAGGGAAAATCTATAAACACATCAAAAAGTTGACACCAGAAAATATTACCTCAGACAAATATGGTTTCACAATAATAAATGCATGGAAGAAATTCCTGAGGACAAACTCAAACTAATTGTCTGAAAAGCCAATGCCAGACTCATTGAGTAAACTAAATGTGCCTTAGCAGCAAACAATTGGATCTTTTGACTGGCCGAAGGACTCAACAACTCAAAGTTTATGAAATAGATAATTGGGTTGTTGAATCagaaaaaatactaataataataaagaaagaaaaacacacacacacacacacacactataTGATGATGATGCTAAAAACTTGCTGATATTGTTAATTTTACACTACCTTTTACTCAATGAAATGGTAACAAGGAGACAGCTGACTAGAACTTGATCATTTAGTTCAGGCAGTATCAGACACTCAGGACCTCAGGCTGAAGCTTCAGAACTACAGCCTGAACTAACAGTGATAAGAAAGTTACTAGTATCTGAATGTGAAAGAAGATGGAGATCCCAAGAGAAGTGAAGCTCCAACTAGCCCTCAAAACTGCATTGAGTTTGAGATTCATGAACCCCTAAATGCTTCATCAGATAAAAACACTCTAATATAAGCACCATCAGAACCAAGCAGAGCAACTATAAAGGAGAATCCTAATGTGAGTGAGGAAAGGATGAAACATGCTCCTCTCAAAAGTCAGCAATTAAATAGGAAACTATAGCAGATATATGGTCTAAAGGAAAGCCTAAAagaaatgaactaaaattttagAGGGTCAATACATACCAGTCAACATGACCAAACATCAAGATCGCTTGAACAAATGATGGCGCGCTAACATCTCAGATACCCCCAGTGCAGAAATACTTTCACATCCAAAGAGCTCCTGAAGCTTTGCATCACATAGTATTGCCATCGAATTTAGAGGATCCTAAAAGTGACAAACAAAACCACCTTAAAAGCCAATGCACTTTTTTCACTAACTggaatttctaaataataataggctaccacccaaaaaaataaacagaaCAGCAGTAtggtaaaaatgaaaaaaattgtaagtatGAACAATTTATGGAAACAGATGCATAAATGCTAAGAATTGCTCAATGATGCATAAATCCTTTTCCTTAAATATGTACAGAACAATGTGATTCAACTAGAAAGGAGTTAACAGGGCGGAATCTGAGGGGTCATCAAGAACTGGAGATTCAAATTATCACACAGCTACAAATTGCCTGACACGGGATGgacaacaagaaaaaagattatttCGAGCACGTAGACATAATGATGCATAGACATGAATGATAAGGCCAAATATGGTAACAAAATATGAACTGCTTATTTCACCTTTCTTTGTAAAACAGCATAGCATATGATGAAATATCTACAGCATAGACACCTCATGACAAAGGCAAGAGAATGAAGTGTAACCCTGAGACACATCTTTTAAGGCCATCTAATGTAATTTAGAATAGACATAGCAACGCTTCTAGCAAACCATGCAAGAGTTAACTGCAAAAACCAAAAAAGCTACAAGTAACAGTTTGCTTTTCCTtactattcatttttcttattagtaAATAACCTCTCCACAAGGGACATGAGCTTTATGAAATAACAGGCTGGACAATAGTGGATGCAAAACAATCAGACATTTTACACTTTTGAAATATAAGCTGTATAAGAAACTATAAATAGAGAGAATAATCATGACAGAAAAAGAAACTTGAAATCAAGTAAGAAAGGCACGACATGTGCACCTTATACCCACCTCTAATTGGTTGACCTTTATGTACTCCCAAACACGCCTTAGGGCCTCTTCTTGGAGCATCTCCCTATCTCCAGTACCAAAAAACGTGGCAAGTGCATCAGATATCATTACAGGAGATGGACTGGCTTCACTACTTTCAGTTGCAGACTCAACATCCACCTTCAACCGTTTAGCTTGACTGGATTCTCCtgcaaacaaaaacaacaaacaaaagTCTTAATCAAAGTCTTTATTCTTAGGACCAAACCATGTCATATGTTGTAACCATTAACATACTTGAAGGTTCAAGCGGAATGATATGTTTAGCAAGCAACTTATTCATCTTGAACATATCGGTAGAATCTGTCTCGAACACCAAGCGGAGGGCATCATCACAAATTATCTTTCGCTTGTTACTAGGATCTTGGAGGTTGTTTTTCCTAATGTATGCCCAAAGCTGCTTCACAATCTGAACCAAGCAAGGTGGAGTTCAAGGGTTACTTCAAGATAGTCTATAACTACTTCACAAAACCTGATAAGTGAGCCTGATAAAGAGAAAGTTCATTTCTATGAGAATAAGAACCTGTGTCCTTGGCATGGTTGGCTCGCCAACAACAGC is from Vitis riparia cultivar Riparia Gloire de Montpellier isolate 1030 chromosome 10, EGFV_Vit.rip_1.0, whole genome shotgun sequence and encodes:
- the LOC117923921 gene encoding uncharacterized protein LOC117923921 translates to MVSDQDIAKGVETLLRQSEPNSFTSLNGVVKQLEAKLGLDLSHKAAFIRDQISFLLRSPPQPLPPKDHFALQQHPQFLSPHPQIPSHFALQHHRPPPEDLNFLYPLPQPQQHQPQTQPQPQPHHLPKGEAFLQNAASVAAQAPKESAPAAAKRRGGSGGLNKVCGVSTELQAVVGEPTMPRTQIVKQLWAYIRKNNLQDPSNKRKIICDDALRLVFETDSTDMFKMNKLLAKHIIPLEPSRESSQAKRLKVDVESATESSEASPSPVMISDALATFFGTGDREMLQEEALRRVWEYIKVNQLEDPLNSMAILCDAKLQELFGCESISALGVSEMLARHHLFKRS